The Acidobacteriota bacterium genome contains a region encoding:
- a CDS encoding prolipoprotein diacylglyceryl transferase, whose product MHPLLFDFGFWKIGSYGFMAVITIIITLYLLKFLAIREKLDYGKLVEFYFFAGISGLIGSKLFHLMISYRQIFNNPRVIWIIFISGGVWYGGLLAAFFVGVSYARYRGLPVLTLMDIYAPLIMLGLGICRLGCFLSGCCYGKPGDVPWAVTFTNALAHRIHPDLPYVPIHPTQIYEALGCFAIAIILALMYRRKKFDGQIGISLFILYGIVRSYIEMYRGDFRGSLFGEALSTSQFLGILTAIIATGAYIYFWKKSGSKKSV is encoded by the coding sequence ATGCATCCTTTACTTTTCGATTTTGGGTTCTGGAAGATCGGCAGCTACGGCTTCATGGCCGTCATCACAATCATCATCACCTTATACCTTCTTAAGTTTTTAGCGATAAGGGAAAAGCTGGATTATGGAAAGCTGGTCGAGTTTTATTTTTTTGCGGGGATCTCAGGCTTAATAGGCTCAAAACTATTTCATCTTATGATAAGTTACAGGCAAATTTTTAATAATCCCCGAGTTATATGGATCATTTTCATCTCTGGTGGTGTCTGGTACGGAGGTCTGCTAGCCGCATTTTTTGTCGGTGTTTCGTATGCGAGGTACAGGGGTCTTCCTGTCTTGACGCTCATGGACATTTACGCGCCTCTCATCATGCTCGGGCTTGGCATCTGCCGCTTGGGTTGCTTTCTCTCAGGATGCTGTTATGGAAAGCCTGGCGACGTCCCATGGGCGGTTACATTCACTAATGCTCTGGCACACCGCATTCATCCCGATCTTCCCTATGTTCCGATTCACCCCACGCAGATTTACGAAGCGTTAGGATGTTTTGCCATCGCCATCATCCTGGCCCTTATGTACAGGAGGAAGAAGTTTGACGGGCAGATAGGCATCTCACTTTTCATCCTGTATGGGATTGTCCGTTCTTACATAGAAATGTATCGAGGAGACTTCAGAGGATCTCTATTTGGCGAGGCTCTATCGACATCTCAGTTTCTCGGAATATTAACGGCCATAATCGCTACAGGCGCCTACATCTATTTCTGGAAGAAAAGCGGATCTAAAAAATCTGTTTAG
- a CDS encoding radical SAM protein, which produces MPARTKVLLISMPDQILLFNWLGYFIPNLGLTSLAGNVDKRYCEVKILDLVYKARGVTRTLIDIIREHNPDLVGLTAMSFQFASAVKAARIIKSINPRIKIMIGGYHAALNSEEIVASQDSQPFDFIIRGEGEETFSELIEAFTLGRGPYNSIKGLTFRVNGEFHSNPSRELIDLSSIALPDRSTRIFSYVQTGFNPGLDVVETSRGCYMSCNFCSIMKMYGKSFRTYDLERVIEDIRIIKSMGGKRIIFVDDNITLDVARLERLCHAIVEAGLNDIRYGTQASSTGIASSEELVRAMKAANFTSVFLGIENISPERLHAMRKGNIVNHSIKAVEMLNRYEIGIMGGFIIGLPDDRREDIKNIFDFCRKYDIDIPVLQCVTPYPKTEQREHLLKEGLVINPHDFSKYNGLQVNVRTKHLTMRQIERERNKGYFFFLLRVFLFGKSKYLKKSFHNVPNFARIYMAAMLSSVILFILLFSKKWSSVSHCRFETYSEKMLSPFRSLQNLFSRHRIQKEASPLPHARLETEKEN; this is translated from the coding sequence TTGCCTGCAAGAACGAAAGTTCTCCTCATCTCGATGCCGGACCAGATACTGCTTTTCAACTGGCTTGGATATTTCATTCCGAATTTAGGCCTCACAAGCCTTGCAGGAAATGTCGATAAAAGATACTGTGAAGTAAAGATACTCGACCTAGTCTACAAGGCCAGGGGTGTCACCAGGACATTGATTGATATCATTAGAGAGCACAATCCGGATCTGGTCGGATTGACGGCTATGAGCTTTCAGTTTGCCAGTGCCGTGAAGGCGGCCAGAATCATAAAATCCATCAATCCAAGAATCAAGATCATGATCGGTGGCTATCATGCGGCGCTGAACAGTGAGGAGATAGTAGCTAGCCAGGATTCGCAACCCTTTGACTTCATAATCCGGGGTGAAGGAGAAGAAACATTCAGTGAACTGATCGAGGCATTTACCCTGGGGAGGGGTCCTTATAATTCCATCAAAGGGCTCACGTTCAGGGTTAACGGAGAGTTTCATTCGAATCCTAGCAGGGAACTCATTGATCTGTCTTCCATCGCCTTGCCGGATAGATCGACAAGAATATTTTCATATGTTCAGACAGGGTTCAACCCTGGTCTAGATGTAGTGGAAACGTCAAGAGGATGCTATATGAGCTGCAACTTCTGCAGCATCATGAAGATGTACGGCAAAAGCTTCAGAACCTACGATCTGGAAAGAGTCATCGAAGACATCAGAATCATCAAGAGCATGGGGGGAAAGAGAATCATCTTCGTCGATGATAACATCACGCTTGATGTGGCAAGACTGGAGAGACTCTGCCATGCTATCGTGGAAGCCGGCCTGAACGACATCCGCTATGGGACGCAGGCTTCAAGCACAGGGATCGCATCGAGCGAAGAACTCGTCAGGGCAATGAAAGCGGCTAATTTCACATCTGTTTTCCTTGGCATAGAGAACATATCTCCGGAAAGGCTCCATGCCATGCGAAAGGGAAACATCGTCAATCATAGCATTAAGGCGGTGGAGATGCTGAACAGATACGAAATAGGTATCATGGGAGGTTTCATAATCGGCCTTCCCGACGACAGAAGAGAAGACATTAAGAATATCTTTGATTTCTGCAGGAAATACGACATAGATATCCCAGTTCTTCAGTGTGTGACTCCTTATCCAAAGACCGAGCAGAGAGAGCATCTCCTGAAAGAGGGTCTCGTCATCAATCCCCATGACTTCAGCAAGTACAATGGATTGCAGGTCAACGTGCGGACAAAACATCTCACCATGCGACAGATCGAGCGAGAGAGGAACAAGGGGTATTTCTTCTTCCTGTTGAGGGTATTCCTCTTCGGGAAGAGCAAGTATCTTAAAAAATCCTTTCACAATGTTCCCAATTTTGCCAGGATCTACATGGCTGCAATGCTTTCTTCTGTCATCCTCTTCATTCTTCTCTTTTCCAAGAAATGGTCCAGCGTCTCCCATTGCCGATTCGAAACATACTCGGAAAAGATGCTGAGCCCTTTCCGTTCTCTCCAAAACCTCTTCTCAAGGCATCGTATCCAGAAGGAAGCCAGTCCTCTTCCTCATGCCCGGCTGGAAACCGAGAAGGAAAATTAA
- a CDS encoding Rrf2 family transcriptional regulator: MRITAKGIYAIRAIFDLAHHSSGTPVSLTSISKRQNISLPFLAQIFHLLRKGNIVKSVRGPKGGFILAKRCEDICIGEVLRIVEEPLCTVAPTISGEVRKKKRADECISNLLWRRLGEQIVRLLDSTSIADLLKETECPEICTFIPYLEPKGIRKR; this comes from the coding sequence ATGAGAATCACTGCCAAAGGAATCTATGCCATACGGGCGATCTTTGATCTGGCACATCATTCGAGCGGAACACCTGTTTCCCTTACCTCCATCTCAAAGAGGCAGAACATCTCCCTTCCCTTTCTCGCTCAGATCTTTCACCTTCTGAGAAAAGGGAATATCGTGAAATCTGTCCGGGGGCCCAAAGGAGGATTCATTCTAGCCAAACGATGCGAGGATATTTGCATAGGCGAGGTCCTGCGGATAGTAGAAGAACCACTCTGTACTGTTGCTCCGACTATCTCCGGAGAAGTGCGGAAGAAGAAAAGAGCCGATGAATGCATCTCTAATCTTCTCTGGAGGAGGCTGGGCGAACAGATCGTCAGACTTCTTGACAGCACCTCCATCGCGGATCTCCTGAAGGAGACCGAATGCCCCGAAATTTGCACCTTCATACCGTACCTGGAACCCAAAGGTATCAGGAAAAGATGA
- a CDS encoding cysteine desulfurase family protein: MNRLFFDYNATTPVREEVMTEMLPFFSENFGNPSSIHRWGQRGREAVESAREKVAALISASSEEIVFTSGGSEANSLALAGTALNLLDKKGHIIVSSIEHPSVLRCAEFLEGLGFRISKVKPDSHGVVPPDQVFRELRRDTILISIMHSNNETGALQPVEEISTMAHERGIRFHTDAVQSAGKVQFSIKKIDPDLLPLSSHKFYGPKGIGALYVKKGERLSPLIFGGGQEKGLRGGTEMVPQIVGMGVASSLAAREIDHYEGRLSSIRNEFERTIKEKIPGVIINAEDALRLPNTSSVIFKGVDAHSLMISLDLEGVGVSTGSACHSGTVEPSHVLLDMGISREDSLSTLRISFGRMTSLEDALILSSILNKKVTELRSKKRG, from the coding sequence ATGAACAGACTTTTCTTTGATTACAACGCAACGACCCCCGTCCGGGAGGAGGTCATGACAGAAATGCTCCCCTTCTTTTCAGAGAATTTTGGAAATCCTTCCAGCATCCACCGCTGGGGCCAGAGGGGAAGGGAAGCTGTTGAGAGCGCAAGGGAGAAGGTAGCAGCTTTGATCTCAGCGAGCAGCGAAGAGATTGTCTTCACCAGCGGGGGCTCTGAGGCAAACTCGCTCGCTCTAGCCGGAACCGCCTTAAATTTGCTTGATAAGAAGGGACATATAATCGTTTCTTCCATCGAGCATCCTTCCGTACTCAGGTGCGCAGAATTTCTCGAAGGGCTTGGCTTCAGGATTTCGAAGGTTAAGCCAGATTCTCATGGGGTCGTCCCGCCAGATCAGGTTTTCAGGGAGCTGCGAAGAGACACTATCCTAATCAGCATCATGCATTCCAACAATGAGACTGGAGCGCTGCAGCCAGTTGAAGAGATCTCTACGATGGCTCACGAGCGGGGGATCCGTTTCCACACGGACGCTGTGCAGAGTGCCGGAAAGGTACAGTTTAGTATCAAAAAGATCGATCCTGACCTCCTTCCTCTCTCCTCTCATAAATTTTATGGTCCAAAAGGGATCGGGGCCCTCTACGTGAAAAAAGGGGAAAGGCTTTCTCCATTGATCTTCGGCGGAGGTCAGGAAAAGGGGCTGAGAGGTGGGACAGAAATGGTTCCCCAGATCGTTGGAATGGGAGTCGCCTCCAGTCTGGCAGCACGCGAGATCGATCATTATGAAGGGAGACTATCCTCGATAAGGAACGAATTTGAAAGAACGATAAAAGAGAAGATTCCCGGGGTGATAATAAATGCCGAAGACGCGCTGAGGCTGCCCAACACGAGTAGCGTCATCTTTAAAGGTGTTGATGCTCACTCGCTCATGATATCTCTCGATCTGGAGGGAGTTGGAGTCTCGACAGGCTCTGCTTGCCATTCCGGAACGGTGGAGCCTTCTCATGTCCTCCTGGACATGGGAATAAGCAGAGAAGATTCTCTATCCACGCTTAGAATCAGTTTTGGCCGCATGACTTCCCTTGAAGATGCTCTGATCCTTTCTTCCATCCTTAATAAGAAAGTCACGGAATTGAGGTCAAAAAAAAGAGGCTGA
- the mnmA gene encoding tRNA 2-thiouridine(34) synthase MnmA codes for MRVAVAMSGGVDSSVAASILVEQGYNVVCLTMRLLDLKGEEGGAPRCCSPKDIGDARRVAAQLGIPAYVIDMREEFRKRIGEYFFSSYLQGKTPNPCILCNSELKFGTLLRKALEIGADKIATGHYARIEFSESFGRFLLKRGIEASKDQAYFLFNLDQEQMARTIFPVGEMTKEEVREKARCIGLKVAEKEESQDICFSPGGDCRSYIRHVIEDKPGEIIDSSGLVLGSHRGIHHFTIGQRRGIGIAHPRPLYVLRIEPERNRVVVGEAEELYEKSLLVHGTNWISWEEPPMEFRTTVKIRSTHRGEPALVRRVLNQLWRVEFDETVRGIAPGQAAVFYDGDTVIGGGWISIMGSEDIGVDRESLF; via the coding sequence ATGAGAGTGGCCGTTGCAATGAGTGGGGGTGTGGATAGCTCTGTTGCTGCTTCAATTCTTGTAGAACAGGGATACAACGTCGTCTGTCTGACCATGCGGCTTCTGGACCTGAAGGGAGAGGAAGGTGGGGCCCCGCGCTGTTGTTCTCCGAAAGATATAGGGGATGCGAGGAGGGTGGCAGCACAGTTGGGCATCCCGGCTTATGTCATCGACATGAGGGAAGAGTTCAGAAAGAGGATCGGTGAATATTTCTTCTCTTCCTACCTCCAGGGAAAGACACCAAATCCATGCATCCTCTGCAACAGCGAGCTGAAGTTCGGCACCCTTCTTAGAAAAGCTCTTGAGATTGGAGCCGATAAGATCGCGACAGGACATTATGCGAGGATAGAATTTTCTGAATCGTTTGGGAGATTCTTGTTGAAGAGAGGAATAGAAGCATCCAAGGATCAGGCTTACTTTCTTTTCAACCTGGATCAGGAGCAGATGGCCAGGACCATTTTCCCAGTCGGAGAGATGACTAAGGAGGAGGTGAGAGAAAAAGCGAGATGCATTGGTCTAAAGGTTGCGGAAAAAGAGGAAAGCCAGGACATCTGCTTCTCCCCCGGCGGCGATTGCAGATCCTATATCAGGCACGTGATTGAGGATAAACCCGGAGAAATCATAGATTCATCGGGTCTTGTTCTCGGTTCCCACAGAGGGATACATCATTTCACGATCGGACAGAGAAGAGGGATAGGAATAGCTCATCCGCGTCCGCTTTACGTTCTAAGAATAGAGCCGGAAAGAAACAGAGTTGTTGTTGGTGAAGCGGAAGAATTGTACGAGAAGAGCCTGCTTGTTCATGGAACGAACTGGATCTCATGGGAGGAGCCTCCCATGGAGTTCAGAACGACGGTAAAAATAAGGTCGACACATCGCGGGGAACCGGCACTGGTCAGAAGAGTTTTGAACCAGCTCTGGCGGGTGGAATTCGATGAGACTGTAAGAGGAATAGCTCCAGGGCAGGCAGCCGTCTTTTATGATGGAGATACCGTCATTGGCGGTGGGTGGATCAGCATTATGGGCAGTGAAGATATTGGCGTTGACAGAGAGTCCTTGTTCTGA
- a CDS encoding PilZ domain-containing protein, protein MKILLVNGTGLLTDLERSFLKRYHCTIIISGDASDALNRAKSEMPDVIVLDSSISSSDPFQCCRKLKSQLETKSIPIIFLAFPEQVGKCREAGCDCIIEKPIQKETFLRHLSRFIDLAERESERIHVVKKVHCNMKDSAPFKLYSKDLSISGIFLKSRNPLPVGSLIEMNFLLSGRGDKRIRASGEVVRCIEHERDSHLIAGMGIRFREMKAADRLAINHFLGGKGK, encoded by the coding sequence TTGAAGATTCTGCTTGTTAATGGCACTGGGTTGCTGACCGATCTGGAAAGATCGTTCTTGAAGAGATATCACTGCACGATCATAATTTCTGGGGATGCATCGGATGCTCTGAACAGGGCAAAGAGCGAAATGCCTGATGTCATCGTCCTTGACTCATCCATTTCCTCCTCGGACCCGTTTCAGTGTTGTCGGAAATTAAAATCTCAACTTGAGACGAAAAGTATCCCCATTATTTTCCTTGCATTCCCCGAACAGGTCGGCAAATGCAGGGAAGCTGGATGTGATTGTATTATCGAGAAGCCGATTCAGAAAGAAACATTCCTGAGACATCTATCCCGATTCATTGATCTGGCTGAACGTGAGTCGGAGAGAATCCATGTCGTAAAAAAGGTCCACTGCAACATGAAGGATTCAGCTCCCTTTAAACTTTATTCAAAGGATTTGAGCATCTCAGGCATTTTCCTGAAGAGCCGGAACCCCCTTCCAGTCGGGAGTCTCATTGAGATGAATTTCCTGCTTTCCGGCAGGGGGGACAAAAGAATCAGGGCTTCCGGTGAAGTCGTCCGGTGTATAGAGCATGAAAGGGATTCCCATCTGATAGCGGGGATGGGAATCAGATTCAGAGAGATGAAAGCCGCTGATAGACTTGCCATCAATCACTTTCTTGGAGGGAAAGGGAAATAA
- a CDS encoding response regulator: MKKRIFVIDDEFEILELTRMILEKEGFQVMGASSGREALLKLQEISPDLILLDINMPEMGGWELLRVLKADEITASIPVILFTIKSEVRDKIHGIQEGAFDYITKPFSYDELVSRVKRIFECLHYAGGGTASAEIG, encoded by the coding sequence ATGAAAAAAAGGATATTCGTCATCGATGACGAATTCGAGATATTGGAGTTGACCAGGATGATCCTCGAAAAGGAAGGGTTTCAGGTCATGGGAGCAAGTTCAGGAAGGGAAGCCCTCCTGAAGCTACAGGAGATATCACCGGACCTCATCCTTCTTGACATCAACATGCCTGAAATGGGAGGATGGGAACTTCTGCGAGTGCTGAAAGCCGATGAGATTACAGCTTCTATCCCGGTGATCCTCTTCACGATAAAATCCGAGGTGAGAGACAAAATCCATGGCATTCAGGAAGGCGCATTCGATTACATCACCAAACCCTTTTCATACGACGAACTCGTTTCGAGGGTCAAGAGAATCTTCGAGTGTTTGCACTACGCCGGTGGAGGAACTGCGTCTGCCGAGATTGGATGA
- a CDS encoding EAL domain-containing protein yields the protein MEKERKRDESLQLKINYLKMKSALVDRNTGLPSFHICFDDIRSFMEHRRYVGVIHIEISNIYLVESLYGWQSFEKILKKISERLNELRGKVFSEKSILTMNAAYGDKFILFVSETLEGEDITPENLLDLTDKLTDSLSGEFLSEEYATMAARLGFNLGCSILQESPFYRLERLVYQAIEESRNMPLRREEKRISALTSELKNIINAEKIQTVFQNIVDVSNMEVFGYEAFSRGPKDSAFEKPAMMFALSNRMGMSADLDRVCRKVALKNAEGLPAGAKLFINSLPSSIADPDWISGKIDELLWQHGMRAEDIVLEIPEKHYNEDSTSFEKNARFLKGKGMSIAIDDIGTGYSSLQTIMDLNPDYLKIDESLIRDVDKNLIKQELIRSLIQIASNIGAFIIAEGVETDHELDTVKKVGVRYAQGYFFSYPVGSLGTFSKKDLKNH from the coding sequence ATGGAAAAAGAGAGAAAACGAGATGAGAGCCTGCAGCTGAAGATCAATTATCTCAAGATGAAGAGTGCCCTTGTGGATCGAAATACAGGGCTGCCTTCCTTTCACATCTGCTTCGACGATATCAGGAGCTTCATGGAGCACCGCCGTTATGTGGGAGTGATCCACATCGAGATCAGTAACATATACCTGGTGGAATCCCTCTATGGCTGGCAGAGCTTCGAGAAGATCCTGAAGAAGATCTCAGAGAGATTGAACGAGTTGCGGGGAAAGGTTTTTTCCGAAAAGTCAATCCTGACAATGAACGCTGCCTATGGGGACAAGTTCATTCTCTTCGTTTCCGAAACGCTGGAAGGAGAAGACATCACTCCCGAGAACCTACTCGACCTGACCGATAAGCTGACGGATAGTCTCTCAGGAGAGTTTCTCTCGGAAGAGTATGCGACTATGGCTGCAAGACTGGGATTCAACCTGGGATGTTCAATCCTTCAGGAGAGCCCTTTCTACAGATTGGAGCGCTTAGTCTATCAGGCCATTGAGGAATCCAGGAACATGCCCTTAAGGAGGGAGGAAAAGAGAATATCAGCCCTCACATCGGAATTGAAGAACATCATCAATGCGGAAAAGATACAGACCGTTTTCCAGAATATCGTGGACGTAAGTAACATGGAAGTCTTCGGATACGAGGCTTTTTCCAGGGGGCCGAAGGACAGCGCCTTTGAGAAACCAGCCATGATGTTCGCTCTCTCAAACCGAATGGGGATGTCCGCTGACCTTGACAGGGTATGCAGGAAAGTTGCTCTGAAGAATGCTGAGGGACTCCCAGCCGGTGCCAAGCTGTTCATCAATTCTCTTCCATCAAGCATTGCAGATCCGGACTGGATCAGCGGCAAGATTGACGAACTCCTCTGGCAGCACGGAATGAGAGCAGAGGACATTGTTCTTGAGATCCCGGAGAAACACTACAATGAAGATTCGACCTCCTTTGAGAAGAACGCCCGCTTTCTGAAGGGGAAGGGGATGTCAATTGCCATCGACGATATAGGAACGGGATATTCCAGCCTTCAGACGATCATGGACCTGAATCCGGATTACCTGAAGATCGATGAGAGCCTGATACGCGACGTAGATAAAAATCTCATCAAGCAGGAGCTGATCCGCTCTCTCATTCAGATTGCAAGCAACATAGGTGCCTTCATCATTGCTGAAGGAGTGGAGACCGATCATGAGCTCGACACGGTGAAAAAGGTTGGCGTGAGATATGCCCAGGGGTATTTCTTCTCCTATCCAGTGGGAAGCTTGGGAACATTCTCAAAGAAAGACCTGAAAAATCACTGA
- a CDS encoding PAS domain S-box protein codes for MLENDLLDKFFSLLSSGLLSEYAYLLATLVGSIGLIALILAIILIKARGTKKEIHKILRGTEEFLHGNYEWRIDVANDGELGKISANINQIVSDFRERSSEIENSRDYFHNLVESAADCAILSVGTDWDIVSFNTGAASLLGWEKEQIIGKNASVIFGETTWLSLLSLLAKKEFKERSFLLKGEFKRKDGTLFQGKASIHPVRSKAVAIVGFLLIVGDISEEEKLEKELKASEERYRSLSEGLAEAVFIMQKGKIIFANSALATLLGSNKEQLVGSLFLDFVSTEDLILAMSSFNELESNPGKKIAINLRIMDRTGRGSAEMALVVSSISFQGEPAIIASMADITENARMERRMRVHEMRLQSTVDSVSDAILLVDELPSGATVVLVNKSWQKLFGIEPVSLLGLSLERVMDVLSAVMKNGEDFRRKMAWILGGAETREALLFELEKPEPRIIECVTSAIEEAERGIGARVFSFRDVTNQKEFEERLKENAEELKKSREALEKAYSELNIVNENLQRRAQELDRMNQELRTLDEMKTKLLANVSHELQTPLVSIKGYTEMILKRKLGAITEEQEKGLKVSLKNIDRLIRMIDNLLNFSRLGKEEEKLQREEFPLWQVIDEAIELVREKMEASDISIMTKYQTEDLQVNADRGRISQVFINLLSNAIKFNRHGGEVFILVSRGTPGYLIVDVNDTGIGIPPEHLDKIFERFYRVQSMQARALEGTGIGLSIVRDILKQHQCDISVRSKVGEGSTFTFTLPLAEARERSLTAPPAESSIYPQEEAETEKPIKEIKKVGTVKIKIIKSPIKGRIKNLNH; via the coding sequence ATGCTGGAGAACGATCTTCTCGACAAATTTTTCTCTCTTCTGTCCTCCGGACTTCTCTCCGAATATGCCTATCTTCTTGCTACGCTCGTTGGATCCATCGGTCTGATTGCTCTCATCCTTGCCATAATCCTGATAAAGGCCAGAGGAACCAAGAAGGAGATTCACAAGATACTGAGGGGGACAGAGGAGTTTCTGCACGGGAATTACGAGTGGAGGATCGATGTCGCGAATGACGGAGAATTAGGAAAGATATCTGCCAATATTAATCAGATCGTCTCCGACTTCAGGGAAAGATCATCCGAGATCGAGAACTCCAGGGATTATTTTCATAACCTTGTGGAAAGTGCCGCCGATTGTGCCATCCTCTCCGTCGGCACAGACTGGGACATCGTTTCTTTCAACACAGGCGCTGCCAGTCTTCTGGGCTGGGAAAAGGAGCAGATTATCGGAAAGAACGCCAGCGTAATATTCGGCGAAACAACATGGCTCAGCCTACTTTCCCTTCTGGCTAAGAAAGAATTCAAAGAAAGGTCCTTCCTTCTGAAGGGAGAGTTCAAAAGGAAGGATGGCACACTCTTCCAGGGAAAGGCCTCAATCCATCCGGTCAGGTCTAAAGCTGTAGCCATTGTGGGCTTCCTTCTCATAGTGGGCGACATATCAGAAGAGGAAAAACTCGAAAAAGAGCTGAAAGCATCGGAAGAAAGGTACAGGTCCCTTTCCGAGGGGCTGGCAGAGGCGGTCTTCATCATGCAAAAGGGGAAGATCATTTTCGCGAACTCTGCTCTCGCCACCCTTCTTGGATCGAACAAGGAGCAACTCGTGGGAAGTCTCTTCCTGGATTTTGTTTCGACCGAAGACCTTATCCTTGCAATGAGCTCTTTCAATGAACTGGAAAGCAATCCCGGAAAGAAGATCGCGATTAATCTTAGGATAATGGACAGGACCGGACGGGGTTCCGCGGAGATGGCTCTCGTGGTCTCTTCCATATCCTTCCAGGGGGAACCTGCGATCATAGCCTCCATGGCGGACATCACGGAAAATGCAAGAATGGAAAGGAGAATGAGAGTCCACGAGATGAGGCTTCAGTCAACTGTGGACTCCGTTTCCGATGCGATACTGCTTGTCGATGAACTTCCTTCCGGTGCTACAGTGGTCCTTGTAAACAAAAGCTGGCAGAAGCTGTTTGGCATAGAGCCTGTTTCGCTCCTGGGCCTTTCGCTGGAAAGAGTAATGGATGTACTCTCGGCAGTGATGAAGAACGGGGAAGATTTCAGGAGAAAGATGGCCTGGATCCTCGGAGGAGCAGAAACTAGAGAAGCGCTACTCTTCGAACTTGAGAAACCGGAACCAAGGATCATAGAATGCGTAACCTCTGCCATCGAAGAAGCGGAGAGAGGAATCGGTGCAAGAGTCTTCTCGTTCCGTGATGTGACGAACCAGAAGGAATTCGAAGAGAGGCTGAAGGAGAACGCAGAGGAGTTGAAGAAGTCCCGAGAGGCTCTGGAAAAGGCATACAGCGAGCTTAACATCGTCAACGAGAACCTGCAGAGAAGAGCCCAAGAACTGGATCGGATGAATCAGGAGTTGCGAACGCTTGATGAGATGAAAACGAAGCTACTTGCAAATGTATCGCACGAACTTCAGACACCTCTGGTCTCCATCAAGGGATACACCGAGATGATTCTGAAGCGGAAGCTGGGTGCTATCACCGAAGAACAGGAGAAAGGACTCAAAGTTTCTCTGAAGAACATCGATCGATTGATAAGGATGATCGATAACCTCCTGAATTTTTCCAGGCTGGGAAAGGAGGAAGAAAAACTCCAGCGGGAAGAATTTCCGCTCTGGCAGGTCATCGATGAAGCGATCGAGCTCGTCAGGGAGAAGATGGAAGCCAGCGACATTTCCATCATGACGAAGTATCAAACCGAGGATCTCCAGGTAAATGCGGATCGCGGGAGGATCTCCCAGGTCTTCATCAACCTCCTCTCCAATGCCATCAAGTTCAACAGGCATGGAGGAGAGGTCTTCATCCTGGTCAGCAGAGGGACCCCAGGATATCTCATAGTTGACGTTAATGATACGGGGATAGGGATCCCTCCGGAGCACTTGGACAAAATATTTGAAAGATTCTACAGAGTGCAGTCCATGCAAGCGAGAGCGCTTGAGGGAACAGGCATCGGGCTTTCCATCGTGCGCGACATACTTAAACAGCACCAGTGCGATATCAGCGTTCGGAGCAAAGTTGGTGAGGGCTCCACCTTTACCTTCACGCTCCCGCTCGCAGAAGCGCGAGAGAGATCCTTGACCGCTCCCCCTGCAGAATCCTCGATATATCCTCAGGAGGAAGCAGAAACAGAGAAACCGATCAAGGAGATCAAAAAGGTCGGAACAGTCAAAATAAAGATTATAAAGAGCCCGATCAAAGGGCGCATCAAGAATTTGAACCACTGA